One Myxococcus guangdongensis DNA segment encodes these proteins:
- a CDS encoding type I polyketide synthase, with product MSDATKENELKQRMARAVLAMQKVQAKLDTLEKARTEPIAIVGMGCRFPGGADSPEAYWKLLDEGRDAVRREPASRRTGPDTGTPRWGGYLDEVDGFDADFFGISPREAASLDPQQRLLLEVSWEALEDAGQNPEKLLGSSTGVFVGITGNDYERVLPMGADQLDAYYITGNGHCFPPGRISYVLGLQGPSLAVDTACSSSLVAVHLACQSLRLGECNLALAGGVNLILDSLSTEMIARTQSLSPNGRCSTFDAWANGFVRGEGCGVIVLKRLSDAQADGDTILAVVRGSAINQDGRSTGLTAPNVLAQQALLRQALANARVEPSAIGYIEAHGTGTSLGDPIEVEALADVVGAPRADGSQCALASVKTNMGHLESAAGIAGLMKVVLSMRNERIPKHLNFTRLNPRIRMDGTAFVIPAERAMPWVRSEKPRFAGVSSFGMSGTNAHVVLEEAPVRAVPSVAPSRPASHLLLLTAKSEDALAEQVRQYASHLSAHPELDAADVCFTANATRARFPHRLAVVGGSTQALADALKGFAQGEVSDAVVTAEAAPQSPRVAFLFTGQGSQSVGMGRELYATSPVFREALDRCAALLRPRMELLSVLFPAEGATSPIDQTEYSQPALFALEYALAQVWKSWGVVPHAVMGHSVGEFAAAVVAGHLSLEDGLALIAERGRLMQALPSGGAMLSVFATEAQVQPLLEPHRSQVSLACLNAPGQVVLSGAGEVIARLDQELQAQGVRTKALVVSHAFHSPRMDPMLEALESQAARVKVMPGTIPLVSNVTGRPVGAGELGAPGYWRRHAREAVRFQEGMESLRELGIDVFVEVGPTATLLGLGRACLGEQPAWIASLRKGRPDAEQLLGALGRLFLRGQDVNWRAVDAEPSRQKVALPTYPWRRQRHWPTESPRLTTGRSEVATAHGAATVTELDASSLLQVRWEESTASGQGTTGAWMLLCDQGGVGDALATRFEQQGVPHVKVYAGAASAPGTLAVDPADGVALAKLWKEAFPANLPRAGVVHLWGLDASGVESPGALRTSTRERCISVVSALRALESSPELPGRLWVVTREACAVESSSVDPSQALLWGLGRVAALEHPERWGGLVDVENAEGETLADVLTRGAGEGEEQVALRSGRRFVPRLESKPLPTAKATTLASAATYLVTGGQGELGLQVARWMVKQGARHLVLTARGAFPERFDWDALEARGGDVAVRIAAVKEMEAAGATVVLARTDVSRREQMVALLENVRSTMPGLRGVVHAAGVSTHARLRELDASALDAVLAPKVEGAWHLHALTQGDSLDFFVLFSSISAVWGSVGSGHYAAGNAFLDALAQHRRARGLVATSINWGPWAGRGMASPDAQRWLANMGVDSLETQEGIAWFERLLGADVTQATVARVRWERFKPIYEARGPRPFLAAMGTKAVETSAAPTVSTAPVLGRDELEVAVRQQVAGVLGLDPKRPIPAGRGFADLGMDSLMAVELKERLQRVVGQSLPATLAFNHPNVQALTEHLLSLVEEKKPRAETPKAAARTDEPIAIVGMACRFPGDANTPEAYWRLLRDGVDATSEVPADRWDVDALFDSDPEAPGKMYMRKGGFLRDVAGFEPQFFGISPREAESMDPQQRLLLEVGWEALERSGINADSLRETNTGVFVGVTASDYSRVILNQDAAAVDAYFASGTSLNVVAGRLSFALGLHGPSMAVDTACSSSLVALHLACQSLRNGESTLALSGGVNLILTPEATLSICKAHMLSPEGRCKTFDASADGFARGEGCGVLVLKRLSDAVADGNEVLAVIRGTAVNHDGPSSGLTVPNGLAQQAVIRQALENGGVKATEVSYLEAHGTGTSLGDPIEVDAMWGALGEGRSGESLWLGSAKTNLGHLESAAGVAAVMKVVLSLKNKQLPPHLHFKTPNPHIGWGQMAVEVPTKLTQWDPKQGRRLAGVSSFGFSGTNAHVVLEEAPAPRELPAFQERPKHVLVLSARSASALEEQAKQYAGALGEAPVGDVCFTASVGRTHLEQRLAVVGASAEELKTKLERTVAGEAVAGVVKGQAV from the coding sequence GTGAGTGACGCGACCAAGGAGAACGAACTGAAGCAGCGCATGGCTCGCGCCGTGCTCGCGATGCAGAAGGTGCAGGCGAAGCTCGACACGCTCGAGAAGGCGCGCACCGAGCCCATCGCCATCGTCGGCATGGGGTGCCGCTTCCCGGGCGGGGCGGACTCGCCCGAGGCCTACTGGAAGCTCCTGGACGAGGGGCGGGACGCCGTGCGCCGTGAGCCGGCGTCGCGCCGCACGGGCCCCGACACGGGCACGCCGCGCTGGGGTGGGTACCTGGACGAGGTGGACGGCTTCGACGCGGACTTCTTCGGCATCTCCCCGCGCGAGGCGGCGAGCCTGGACCCGCAACAGCGGCTGTTGTTGGAGGTGAGCTGGGAGGCCCTGGAGGACGCGGGGCAGAACCCGGAGAAGCTCCTGGGCTCGTCCACGGGCGTCTTCGTGGGCATCACCGGCAACGACTACGAGCGCGTGTTGCCCATGGGGGCGGACCAGCTCGACGCGTACTACATCACGGGCAACGGTCACTGCTTCCCGCCCGGCCGCATCTCCTACGTGCTGGGCCTCCAGGGCCCGAGCCTCGCGGTGGACACGGCGTGTTCGTCGTCGCTCGTCGCGGTGCACCTGGCCTGTCAGAGCCTGCGGCTGGGCGAGTGCAACCTGGCGCTCGCGGGTGGCGTCAACCTCATCCTGGACTCGTTGAGCACGGAGATGATCGCGCGCACGCAGTCGCTGTCGCCCAACGGGCGGTGCAGCACCTTCGACGCGTGGGCCAACGGCTTCGTGCGCGGTGAGGGCTGCGGCGTCATCGTGCTCAAGCGCCTGTCGGACGCGCAGGCGGACGGGGACACCATCCTCGCCGTGGTGCGCGGCTCCGCCATCAACCAGGACGGCCGCTCGACGGGGCTGACGGCGCCCAACGTGCTCGCGCAGCAGGCGCTGCTGCGTCAGGCGCTGGCGAACGCGCGCGTGGAGCCCTCGGCCATCGGCTACATCGAGGCGCACGGCACGGGCACGTCCTTGGGTGACCCCATCGAGGTGGAGGCCCTGGCCGACGTGGTGGGCGCGCCGCGAGCGGATGGGAGCCAGTGCGCGCTGGCGTCCGTGAAGACGAACATGGGGCACCTGGAGTCCGCGGCGGGCATCGCGGGCCTGATGAAGGTGGTGCTCTCGATGCGCAACGAGCGCATCCCCAAGCACCTGAACTTCACCCGGCTCAACCCACGCATCCGCATGGACGGCACGGCCTTCGTCATCCCGGCGGAGCGCGCGATGCCGTGGGTCCGCTCGGAGAAGCCGAGGTTCGCGGGCGTCAGCTCGTTCGGCATGAGCGGGACGAACGCGCACGTCGTGCTGGAGGAGGCCCCCGTGCGCGCGGTGCCCTCGGTGGCGCCGAGCCGGCCCGCCTCGCACCTGCTGCTCCTGACGGCGAAGTCCGAGGACGCGCTGGCCGAGCAGGTCCGTCAGTACGCGAGCCACCTGTCCGCGCACCCGGAGCTGGACGCGGCGGACGTGTGCTTCACCGCGAACGCCACGCGCGCGCGCTTCCCTCACCGGCTGGCGGTGGTGGGCGGCTCGACGCAGGCGCTGGCTGACGCGCTGAAGGGCTTCGCGCAGGGAGAGGTCTCGGACGCGGTGGTCACGGCGGAGGCCGCGCCCCAGTCGCCGAGGGTGGCCTTCCTCTTCACGGGGCAGGGCAGCCAGTCCGTGGGCATGGGCCGCGAGCTGTACGCGACGTCGCCTGTGTTCCGCGAGGCGCTGGACCGGTGCGCCGCGCTGCTGCGGCCCCGGATGGAGCTGCTGTCCGTGCTCTTCCCGGCGGAGGGCGCGACGTCGCCCATCGACCAGACGGAGTACAGCCAGCCGGCGCTGTTCGCGCTGGAGTACGCGCTGGCGCAGGTGTGGAAGAGCTGGGGCGTGGTGCCGCACGCGGTGATGGGACACAGCGTGGGCGAGTTCGCCGCCGCCGTCGTCGCGGGCCACCTGTCCCTGGAGGATGGCCTCGCGCTCATCGCGGAGCGTGGCCGGTTGATGCAGGCGCTGCCCTCGGGAGGCGCGATGCTCAGCGTCTTCGCCACCGAGGCCCAGGTGCAGCCGCTGCTGGAGCCGCACCGGAGCCAGGTGTCGCTGGCCTGCCTCAACGCGCCCGGCCAGGTGGTGCTGTCCGGAGCGGGAGAGGTGATTGCGCGGCTCGACCAGGAGCTCCAGGCGCAGGGTGTGCGCACCAAGGCGCTCGTCGTCTCGCACGCGTTCCACTCGCCGCGGATGGACCCGATGCTGGAGGCGCTGGAGTCCCAGGCCGCTCGCGTGAAGGTGATGCCGGGGACGATTCCCCTCGTGTCGAACGTGACGGGCCGGCCCGTGGGCGCTGGCGAGCTGGGCGCACCGGGGTACTGGCGTCGCCACGCGCGTGAGGCCGTGCGCTTCCAGGAGGGCATGGAGTCGCTGCGCGAGCTGGGCATCGACGTGTTCGTCGAGGTGGGGCCCACGGCCACGCTGCTGGGCCTGGGGCGCGCGTGCCTGGGAGAGCAGCCCGCGTGGATTGCCTCGCTGCGCAAGGGTCGTCCCGACGCGGAGCAGCTGTTGGGCGCGCTGGGGCGGTTGTTCCTCCGGGGCCAGGATGTGAACTGGCGCGCGGTGGACGCGGAGCCCTCGCGGCAGAAGGTGGCCCTGCCCACCTACCCGTGGCGCCGCCAGCGTCACTGGCCGACGGAGTCTCCCCGCCTCACGACGGGGCGCTCGGAGGTCGCCACCGCGCACGGTGCCGCGACGGTGACGGAGCTGGACGCGAGCTCGCTGCTCCAGGTGCGTTGGGAGGAGTCGACGGCGAGCGGGCAGGGCACCACAGGTGCCTGGATGCTGCTGTGCGACCAGGGCGGCGTGGGTGATGCGCTCGCCACGCGCTTCGAGCAGCAGGGCGTGCCGCACGTGAAGGTCTACGCGGGGGCCGCGTCCGCGCCGGGGACCCTGGCCGTGGACCCCGCGGACGGCGTGGCGCTGGCGAAGCTGTGGAAGGAGGCCTTCCCGGCGAACCTGCCACGCGCGGGCGTGGTGCACCTGTGGGGTCTGGATGCGTCGGGCGTGGAGTCGCCTGGAGCGTTGCGGACCAGCACCCGGGAGCGCTGCATCAGCGTGGTCTCCGCGCTGCGGGCGCTCGAGTCCTCGCCGGAGCTGCCCGGACGACTGTGGGTCGTGACGCGCGAGGCCTGCGCGGTGGAGTCCTCGTCGGTGGACCCGTCGCAGGCGCTCTTGTGGGGCCTGGGCCGCGTGGCGGCGCTGGAGCACCCGGAGCGCTGGGGCGGCCTGGTGGACGTGGAGAACGCGGAGGGCGAGACGCTGGCGGACGTCCTTACGCGCGGCGCGGGTGAGGGCGAGGAGCAGGTCGCGCTCCGGAGCGGGCGTCGGTTCGTTCCCCGGCTCGAGTCGAAGCCGCTCCCCACGGCGAAGGCCACGACGCTGGCCTCGGCCGCGACGTACCTCGTCACGGGGGGCCAGGGGGAGCTCGGGCTGCAGGTGGCGCGCTGGATGGTGAAGCAGGGCGCGCGGCATCTGGTGCTGACGGCGCGCGGAGCCTTCCCCGAGCGCTTCGATTGGGATGCCCTCGAGGCGCGTGGTGGCGATGTGGCCGTGCGCATCGCGGCGGTGAAGGAGATGGAGGCCGCGGGAGCGACGGTGGTGCTCGCGCGCACGGACGTCTCCCGTCGTGAGCAGATGGTGGCGCTGCTGGAGAACGTGCGCTCGACGATGCCTGGGCTCAGGGGCGTGGTCCACGCGGCGGGTGTCTCCACGCACGCGCGACTGCGGGAGCTGGATGCCTCCGCGCTCGACGCCGTGCTGGCGCCGAAGGTCGAGGGCGCGTGGCACCTGCATGCGCTGACGCAAGGGGACTCGCTGGACTTCTTCGTCCTCTTCTCGTCCATCTCCGCGGTCTGGGGCTCGGTGGGCTCCGGACACTACGCGGCGGGCAACGCGTTCCTGGACGCGCTCGCGCAGCACCGGCGCGCGCGGGGCCTCGTGGCGACGAGCATCAACTGGGGCCCGTGGGCGGGCCGGGGCATGGCCTCGCCGGATGCGCAGCGGTGGCTCGCGAACATGGGCGTGGACTCCCTGGAGACCCAGGAGGGCATCGCGTGGTTCGAGCGGCTGCTCGGCGCGGACGTCACGCAGGCGACGGTGGCGCGCGTGCGGTGGGAGCGCTTCAAGCCCATCTACGAAGCGCGTGGTCCTCGACCGTTCCTGGCGGCGATGGGGACGAAGGCCGTGGAGACCTCCGCTGCTCCGACGGTGAGCACCGCGCCCGTGCTGGGGCGGGACGAACTGGAGGTGGCGGTGCGCCAGCAGGTGGCGGGGGTGCTCGGATTGGACCCGAAGCGACCGATTCCCGCGGGGCGCGGCTTCGCGGACCTGGGGATGGACTCGCTGATGGCGGTGGAGCTGAAGGAGCGGCTCCAGCGCGTGGTGGGACAGTCGCTGCCGGCGACGCTGGCGTTCAACCATCCGAACGTGCAGGCGCTCACGGAGCACCTGCTGAGCCTCGTGGAGGAGAAGAAGCCTCGCGCCGAGACGCCCAAGGCCGCCGCTCGCACCGACGAGCCCATCGCCATCGTCGGAATGGCCTGCCGCTTCCCCGGTGACGCGAACACGCCCGAGGCGTACTGGCGTCTGCTGCGCGACGGGGTGGACGCCACCTCGGAGGTGCCCGCGGACCGCTGGGACGTGGACGCGCTGTTCGACTCGGACCCGGAGGCGCCGGGGAAGATGTACATGCGCAAGGGCGGCTTCCTGCGCGACGTGGCGGGCTTCGAGCCGCAGTTCTTCGGCATCTCCCCGCGCGAGGCCGAGAGCATGGACCCGCAGCAGCGACTGTTGCTGGAGGTCGGCTGGGAGGCGCTGGAGCGCTCGGGCATCAACGCGGACTCGCTGCGAGAGACGAACACGGGTGTCTTCGTGGGCGTCACCGCGTCGGACTACTCGCGCGTCATCCTCAATCAGGACGCGGCGGCGGTGGACGCGTACTTCGCCTCGGGCACGTCGCTGAACGTCGTCGCGGGTCGACTGTCGTTCGCGCTCGGGTTGCACGGTCCGAGCATGGCGGTGGACACGGCGTGCTCGTCCTCGCTGGTGGCGCTGCACCTGGCCTGCCAGAGCCTGCGCAACGGTGAGTCCACGCTCGCGCTGTCGGGCGGTGTGAATCTCATCCTCACGCCCGAGGCCACGCTGTCCATCTGCAAGGCGCACATGCTCTCGCCCGAGGGCAGGTGCAAGACCTTCGACGCCTCGGCCGACGGGTTCGCGCGAGGCGAGGGCTGCGGTGTGTTGGTGCTGAAGCGGCTGTCGGACGCGGTGGCGGACGGGAACGAAGTGCTGGCGGTGATTCGCGGCACGGCGGTGAACCACGACGGGCCGAGCAGCGGACTGACGGTGCCGAACGGGCTGGCGCAGCAGGCGGTGATTCGTCAGGCGCTGGAGAACGGAGGAGTGAAGGCGACGGAGGTCAGCTACCTGGAGGCGCACGGGACGGGGACGTCGCTGGGAGACCCGATTGAAGTGGACGCGATGTGGGGCGCGCTGGGGGAGGGGAGGAGCGGAGAGTCGCTGTGGCTGGGGTCCGCGAAGACGAACCTGGGGCACCTGGAGTCGGCGGCGGGGGTGGCAGCGGTGATGAAGGTGGTGCTGTCGCTGAAGAACAAGCAGCTGCCGCCGCACCTGCACTTCAAGACGCCGAACCCGCACATCGGTTGGGGTCAGATGGCGGTGGAGGTGCCGACGAAGCTGACGCAGTGGGACCCGAAGCAGGGACGTCGGCTGGCGGGCGTCAGCTCGTTCGGATTCAGCGGCACCAATGCGCACGTGGTCCTCGAAGAGGCTCCGGCCCCGCGTGAGCTGCCTGCGTTCCAGGAGCGCCCGAAGCACGTGCTGGTGCTGTCTGCGAGGAGCGCGAGCGCGTTGGAAGAGCAGGCGAAGCAGTACGCGGGAGCGCTGGGAGAGGCGCCGGTGGGAGACGTGTGCTTCACGGCGTCAGTGGGGAGGACGCACCTGGAGCAGCGGCTCGCGGTGGTGGGCGCCAGCGCGGAAGAGCTGAAGACGAAGCTGGAGCGCACGGTGGCGGGAGAAGCCGTGGCGGGAGTGGTGAAGGGGCAGGCGGTGG